The region GAGCGCCCTGAATTGCGGGATTGGCAAACCGGCATGGTGCGTTGCCACTACCCATTACAAGGGGACAGCGTATGAACCCAATCCATACGCCCCCAGAAAAAACCATCGACCCCGTGGTGGTCGCTCGTGAGCTCAAGCAAGTCTACAAAATCAACCGCGGCTTCATGCATGCTGCCGACCATTTGCAGGCGGTCAGTGGCGTGTCATTCACTGTGCAGGCGGGTAAAACACTGGCTGTCGTGGGTGAATCCGGTTGCGGCAAGTCCACCCTGGCGCGTATGGTGTCCTTGATTGAGACCCCAACTTCTGGTGAGTTGTCACTCGGTGGGGTGGATGTGGTGAAGGCCAGTACCCAAGAGCGCCATGCCTTGCGCCGAAAAGTTCAACTGGTCTTTCAAAACCCGTTTGGCTCACTCAATCCCCGCAAGAAAATTGGCTCCATTCTGGAGTCTCCGCTGGAGATCAATACCCCACTGAATCATGTAGAACGTTCCGAACAAGCCCGTGCCATGTTGACTCTGGTGGGGCTTCGTCCAGAACACTTCGACCGCTACCCCCACATGTTTTCGGGCGGTCAGCGCCAGCGCATCGCCATCGCCCGCGCCCTGATGCTCAAACCCAGCCTGATCGTGGCCGATGAACCGGTCTCGGCACTGGATGTCTCCATTCAGGCTCAGGTGCTCAACTTGCTGGCCGACTTGCAGCAAGAAATGCATCTGGCTTATCTGTTCATCTCGCATGACCTTGGTGTGGTGCGCCACATTGCGCACGATGTGCTGGTGATGTACCTGGGTCACGCGGTTGAACAAGGTGAGAAAAAAACCATCTTTGCGCAACCCTTGCACCCTTACACGCAGGCGCTGTTGGCATCCACCCCCGGCATTGTGGGCACGGGCGCAACCCAAAAACGCATTGTGCTGACGGGTGAGCTGCCCTCCCCCCTGAACCCACCCAGCGGCTGTGTGTTTTCAACCCGCTGTCCACATGTCACGGCGCAGTGCACCAGCGAGCGCCCGGTCTTGCGAGAACTGGCTGGCAGGCAAGTTGCTTGCCATTTGGCTGAACAATTCGTTTAATCGGTTTGAACTGATTTTCTCAACCTGCTGCAACGCAGCATTAACCCGTAAGGAGTCCACAAGATGACTTTTCCGAAATCAAAGCGCACATTCACCTTCAAGCGCACCGCGCTGTGCGCCCTGGCACTGCCCGCATTGCTGGCCATGGGCCAAGTCGGTGCCAAAACATTGGTGTATTGCTCGGAAGGCAGTCCGGAAAACTTCTACCCAGGCATCAACACCACAGGAACTTCGTTTGATGCCAACATCCAGATTTATGACACCCCGGTGCAGTTCGAGCGCGGCGGCACCAAGGTCTTGCCAGCACTGGCCTCCAGCTGGGACATTTCCAAAGATGGTACGGAATACACCTTCCACTTGCGCAAAGGCGT is a window of Rhodoferax lithotrophicus DNA encoding:
- a CDS encoding peptide ABC transporter ATP-binding protein, with amino-acid sequence MNPIHTPPEKTIDPVVVARELKQVYKINRGFMHAADHLQAVSGVSFTVQAGKTLAVVGESGCGKSTLARMVSLIETPTSGELSLGGVDVVKASTQERHALRRKVQLVFQNPFGSLNPRKKIGSILESPLEINTPLNHVERSEQARAMLTLVGLRPEHFDRYPHMFSGGQRQRIAIARALMLKPSLIVADEPVSALDVSIQAQVLNLLADLQQEMHLAYLFISHDLGVVRHIAHDVLVMYLGHAVEQGEKKTIFAQPLHPYTQALLASTPGIVGTGATQKRIVLTGELPSPLNPPSGCVFSTRCPHVTAQCTSERPVLRELAGRQVACHLAEQFV